TCGCGACTCATGGTCGCGTCCGGCGCGCCGCAAACGGTGCGCAGCAAAAAATGCGGCGCGCTCACGGCCTGCTTAATCCTTTCACCCACGGATTGTGGCCTCAGCCCGCTGGCCACCCCACCCGTGGGGTTTCCGCTCAGGCGCGCTCGCCCACGAGAGTAAACTCCTCGCGGTCGTGATAAAGATGGCGAATGCGCAGATTCGTCGCGTGCCGCGCGAACGGCGAGCCCGCGGCGCCGACCTCGCGCAGCAGCGCCAGCGGGTCCACGTGGCCGAACTTCAGGTTGATCACAAAGCGCCGGCACCAGCCGCCCGCGAGCCACGGCGCGACGATGTTCTGCACGACGTGGTGCGGTTCCTCGACGAGGTCGCAGAACAGCCAGTCAAAAACCTCGCCTTCCGCCGGGCGGAATTTGAACGCGTCCTCCATGCGGTGTGCGATCAGCGGATGCCCGAGCGCGCCACCTTTGAGCGGGCCGTTGTCCACCGCGATGACCTTCGCGCCGCGCTTGGCCGCGCTGTAGCTCCAGCCGCCGGGCGCGGCGCCGAGATCGACCACCGTTTCACCCGGCTGCGGCTCGCGGCCGAGCACGAGGTAGGCTTCCTCGACCTTGAGGTAGGAGCGCGACGGCGCCGCGTCGTCATCGGCCATGCGGCGCTGCCCCCCCAGCACGGCCTCCCGCGCAGCAAACACCCGCCCGAAGTCCGCGAAAAACACGAAAAGACCCCGCGCCCGCCCCGGCCCGCGCGGCAGATCCGGTGTGGCGAGCTTGGCGACGCGGTTGAGCTTCTTGCGCAAAAGTTCCTCGAACGCCTTCTCCACCCCGCTGGCCCGGCGGCCAAGGCCGACCACCTCGGGCACAGTCGCGAAAAAGCAGGACCACGCCGAATCGATGCGCTCACCGCGCAGGCTCTCCAGGAAAAAGTCCGCCAGCTGCCGCGCCACCTCGTTGACCGACTCACCCCGGAACTCCCGCGGCGCGAGCAGGGTGACCTGCGGAAAGGCCAGGTTCGCGATCTCGCCCTCGGCCGCCAAAGCCCAGCCCGGTCCCTTTTCCGAAACCGCCAGCCCGGCGCCCGCGAGTTCGCGCTCGAGAAAGGCTTCGTAACCGTGCTGGCAGAGAGAGAGCATCGCCGCAGCTTTGCTCCCGACTGTGCCGCCGCGAGGCGAAAATCTCCGTGCCTTTCCCTCCGGCCTGCGCTTGCCTCTCCCACCCGCCATGCGCCAGCCGACCTCCGATCTTCGCATCCGCACCACGCGTCCCCTGCTCTCGCCCGCCATCCTCGAGGAGGACCTGCCGCTGGGGGAGGCCGGCGCCGCGCTCGTGCAAACAGGCCGGCGCGCCGTGGTCGAGATCCTGCATGGTCGCGACGACCGGCTCGTGGCCGTCGTCGGTCCCTGTTCGGTTCACGACCCCAAGGCGGCGTTGGAATACGCCCACAAGCTCAAGCCCGTGGCCGACCGCCTGGCCGCCGACCTGCTGGTGGTGATGCGCGTGTATTTCGAGAAACCCCGCACGACGGTCGGCTGGAAGGGCCTGATCAACGATCCGCGCCTCGACGGCAGCTTTCAGGTCAACACTGGCCTGCGCCTCGCCCGCCAGCTCATGCTCGACGTGAACGCCGCCGGCCTGCCCATCGGCACCGAGTTCCTCGACACCACCCTCGGCCAATACTACGCCGACCTCGTATCCTGGGGCGCCATCGGCGCGCGCACGACCGAGAGCCAGATCCACCGCGAGCTCGCCTCCGGTCTCTCGATGCCGGTCGGTTTCAAGAACCGCACCGACGGCGACCTGCAGGTGGCGGTGGACGCCATTGTTTCCGCGCGGCACCCGCACTGCTTCCCGTCGCTCACGCGCGAGGGTGCCCCCGCGATTCTCGCGACCTCCGGGAACCCCGACTGCCACCTCGTGCTCCGCGGTGGCGCAGCCGGGCCCAACCACGATGCCCTGCACGTCACGCGCTCCGTCGCCCTGCTGACCAAGGCCGGCGCGGTTCCGTCCGTGCTCGTGGACTGCAGCCACGGCAACAGCGGCAAGCGCCACGACCAGCAGCCGGCGGTCGCGGCCGACGTCGCCGCGCAGGTGGCCGGTGGCTCGCGCGCAATCTTCGGGGTGATGCTCGAGAGCAACCTGATCGGCGGCGCCCAGAAACACGAGCCGGGCCGCCCGCTGACTTACGGCCAGAGCATCACCGACGCCTGCCTCGGTTTCGGCGAAACCATTCCCGTGCTGGAAAGCCTCGCCGCCGCCGTCGTGGCGCGGCGCAAGCACCGCTGAGGCTTTCAGTCGGTCTTGGTGCGCTCCGCCTGACGCTGACGGCGCACCAGGTTCAGATTGGCCACGGCCGACGGATCTCCCGGACGCAAGCGCAAGGCCTGCTCGAAACAGACCTCCGCGCGGGCCAGTTGCCCGGACTTGGCCAGCAGCACCCCGAGATTGAGCTGCGCCTCGGGCAGGCGCGGATCGAGGCGCACCGCCTCTTCCAACAGGCGCAAACCCTCCCCGGTCCGGCCCACTTCGTCGAGGAGTGAACCCAAGGTGGAAAGCACGCGGGCATCCCGCGGGGCGCAAACCCGGGCCCGCTCCGCGAGCGTCACCGCTTCGGCGATCCGGCCGGTCTGGTGGGCGATGATCGCGAGATTGAGATGGGCGCGCGGATTGTCCGGCTCCAGGCGGGCGGCCGCCTGGAGTTCGGTTTCCGCCTCCTGCCAGCGACCGGCCGTCAGGAGGGCGTTGCCAAGATTCTGGTGCGTCGTTGCGGAAGCTGACGCGACGTCGGCCACGCGTTGCCAGAGCGCCACGGAATCCGCCCAATAATCCGCCTGGCGGTGCGCCTGCCAGCCCAGCAGACCCGCGGTCAGAATCGTCGCCGTCGCCGGCAGCCACGCAACCCGGGACATCAGCCCCGTGCGCGCCACCGTCCACACCCCCATCAGGAGCAGCCCGATGCCCGGCACATAAAGGTAGCGGTCCGCCACCGCGTGCTGTCCGGCGCGCAGCACTCCCGAGGAAGGCAGGATGAGCAGCAGGAACCAGCCCCAGCCAAGCAGCAGTTCCGGGCGCGTGTGCCGCCACCGCCACCCCAGCCCGGAAATCCCGGCGAGCAGCGCCACGGCCGCCAGCACCTGCAACGGCGAGTGTCCGAGTCGTTCCTCGTAGAAAACCGCCAGATCCACGGGCCAGACGTAGAGTCCGAGCGAGGCCACGATGTTCACCGGCACCGAGGCCAGCCGCCGCCAGTCGGGCGCCTGCATGGCCGCCACGTCGTTCGCCGCCGGAGCGACCCACGGCAACACCGTGAAGGCGAGCAGCCCGGCCGCCACCAACACCGCCGGCAGGTGGCCACGCAGCCAGCGCCCCCAGGCGCCCGGTGCGGGTGCACGGCCCAGCGGCCAGCGATCGAGCAGCATGAGCAACCCGGGGAAAGTTCCGAGCATCGGCTTGGCCAGCATGCTCAGACCGCAGCCCACCAGAGATGGCCAGCGTCCGGCGGGCTGCGAGTAGGCGAGCAACCCGGTCAGGAAAAAAGCCGTGCTGAGCGTGGTCTTCAGCTGGGAGGCCCAGGCGGCGACCTCGACGTTCACGGGATGCACGGCGAAAAGCAGGCCCGCCGCGAGGCTGCACCCCGCCCGGCCCGTGAGCCGGCGCAACACCACGACAAGGAGTCCGGCGTTCAAGGCATGCAGGGCGACGTTGGCCACGAGGTGCGGTGCGGGAGCGACCCCGCCCACGGTGGCGACGGTCATGTGCCCCAGCCAGGCCAGCGGTTGCCAGAGCACCGCGTCCTTGTTGGTCCAGGCCCAGCGAAAACCCTCCCATGTCAGCCCGCCGGCCACGCGGGTGTTCTCGAAGATGAACATCGGGTCGTCGAAGTTCACGAACCGGTGGTGCGGCACCCGGTGATAGACCGCCGCCACCGCCGCGAACACGAGCAGCCACGGCCACGGGCCCGTGAGGCACCGCCAAGCCTTGGGTTCAGGAGACGAGGTTCGCACGCCTCCGTGCATGCACACACCGGCCGGGCGCGGCAAGTGCGGCGAAGCTCCGGAATCTCCTCGCCAATCCGCGCAGGCGTTTTCAGAAATCCGTCCGTGCTCCGCCGGTCACCCGCGTCCACCTTCCCCCGCCTGCTCCTGCTCGCCTTCCTCGCGTTGCTGGCGGGTTGCGCGACCGACACCAAGAAGTCCGACCAAAAGCCCGCGCCCAAACCGCCGGTCGCCCAGCCGGAGCCCAAGCCCGAGCCGCCGCCCGAAAAGCTCCCGCGCGTGATGCTCGGCATCGACGTGCTCGAGGCCGAGGGCTTCAAGGCCATCGCCGGCAAGCGGCTCGGCCTGCTCACCCACCGTGCCGGCGTGAACCGCCGCGGCGAGACCACGATCGACGTGCTCCGCCGCGCGCCGCAGTCGAAGCTGGTCTGCCTGTTCGCCCCCGAGCACGGCCTCGAGGGCCAGGTAAAGGCCGCCGAGAGCTTCGGCGACTCCGTGCACCCGCCCACGGGCCTGCCCATCTACTCACTCTACGGAAAGAACAAGCGCCCGACCAAGGAGCAGCTCAAGGGCCTGCACGCCGTTGTCGTGGATCTGCAGGACATCGGCGTCCGCTCCTACACCTTCATCAGCTGGATGCGCTACACGATGGAGGCCTGTTTCGAGGCCGGCGTGGAGGTGATCATTCTCGACCGTCCCAATCCGCTCGGCGGCCTCAAGGTGGACGGTCCGCCGCTCGATCCCGAATGGATGAGCGATGTCGGGGCGTTCCGGGTGCCTTACGTCCACGGCCTCACGATGGGCGAGCTGGCCACGATGGCCAAAAACGCCCCGCGGGTGCTGCCCACCATCAAGGACAGCGTGCGCGCGAAGGGTAAGCTCACCGTCATCCCCATGCGCGGCTGGACGCGCAGCATGCGCTGGCCCGAGACGGAACTCACCTGGGTGCCGACCTCGCCGATGATCACCACCTACGACGCCATCATCGGCTACGCCATGATCGGCCTCGGTTGCGAGCAGACGCCCTGGGCACAGCTGGCCTTGCCGGCCGGACAGAGCTCACCGTATCCGACCCGCGGCATCAGTTATCCCAAGAAAACGCCGGAGGAGATCATCGCCGCGCTGGAACCGTTCAAGATACCCGGCATCCGCTTCGTGAAGCGCGAGACCCGGGGGGGCAACGGCAAGCCCAACGCCGGCGTGTTTGTGGAAGTAGTCGATTGGGACGCCTGGCGTCCCACGGAGCTGTCCTTCTACATGCACAAGCTCGCCGAGAAGTGGTCGCCGATGAAGCTCTTCGGCACGCTCACCAGCGGCCAGCAGCGCACCTTCCAGATCCATGTCGGCTCCACCGCCTGGTATGACGCCCTGAGCAAGGAGGGCATGCGCGTGGACCCGGCGCTCTTCGTGAAGAACTGGAGCGAGCGCGCCAAGATTTCCCAGACGGCCAGCAAGAAATACTGGCTCTATCCCTGAGGCCGACCCCGGTCCGTCATGCGCGCTTCGCCGGAGTCACTCATCGTTCTGGCGCTCCTGCTGGGCGGTGGGCTGTGGCTCGGCGCCCGGGCGACCGGGCGGGCCGGGCCGGAACGGCTGGCGTGGGTACTCCTGCCGCTGCTACTCGGCGGGCTCGCCGTCGCGTACTGGGAAACGACCGCGCTGAACACACGCTGGACCTGGAGCGCCTGCCGGCTGGCCCCGACGATCGGCCTGTTTCACGGCCAGCCACTCTATTCGCCGGAGCACAGCGGCGCCATCAACGGCTGGCTTTACGGCCCGGTCGCCGCGCTCGTTTGGACGCCGGCGGCGCTCGCCGGCTCGCCCCTGGCGGCGCTGACGATTGCCGCGCTCCTCAACCAGATTTTTCTGCTCACCCCACTCCTCGTTGCCGCGCAGCGCCTGGCGCCCACACGCGTCGCCGGCGGGGTGGCTTTTGTGTTCGGCGCGGCCGCGCTGCTGCAGGTTTATCCCACCTGGTATATGGCGTCCGCGCTCAACGTGGATGCCATCGCCGTCGGACTCGGCGCCGGGTCGTGCCTGCTGCTGCTCACGGACCAACCGCCGTCGCGCCGCCGGCTCGGGCTGGCGGCCGCGCTCAGCGTGCTGGCCGTTTGGACCAAGCAGACCGAAGCGCCGCTGGTGCTCGCCCAGGCCGGCTGGCTGTGGCTGCGCCACGGACAGGCATCCGCCCGGAGCTATTTACTGGCTTACGGCGCAGCGTTGTTGGCGACGGCAGGAGTGTTCATCCTGTTTTTCCCGCTGCCCGACCTGATCTTCAACCTGTGGACGGTGCCCTCGGCCCATGCCCGGCCCGGCGGCTGGCAGGCAGCGTGGGCGGAAGTTACGGATCTCGGCCGCTACTCGGTGCTTTTCTGGCTGCCCTGTGCCGCGGCGCTGTGGATTCGGTTCCGGGATCGGACGACTGTTGGAACTGACACAAACCGGTGGCATCCGCTGTGGCTCCCGTTGGCGGCCGCCACCGTGCTGCTCCCGACGGGGATCCTGGCGGCGATCAAGATCGGCGGCGACCGCAACTCCCTGCATTCCGTCTATTACCTCGCGCTGGCCGCAGTCTGTGCCGTCGCGCAGGGCTGGCCGACCGTCGCGCATCGCCGGGCGCTGGCGCAGGCGGTGGTCATCCTGCTGCTCGCCACCGGCACCGCTTTGCTAGCGGTTCGCCAGGTCGCCGGCTACCCGCACCTCACGATGCTGCCCGCACGTTGTCTGAGCGAGGAGGCCTGGAGCCATGCGCGTACCCAGCCGGACCGGGTGTATTACCCGTGGGACCCGCTGGCCTCGCTCATGGCGGAGTCCCGCGCCTATCACTTCGAATATGGCGTCATCGACCGGATTCTCGCCGGCCGCCCGCCGAACGAGACCCACATCCGGGCGCATCTGCCCGGCCAGCTTGACCAGGTGGTTTATCCCAACGCCGACCACCAGCAGACGATGCGACTGCGCTACCTGACAGAGTATCGTTTTGCCACCGCCACCGCGGACTGGCTCATCTTCCGCCAAAATCCGCCCACCCGCGTCGCCCAACCCTGAGCATGACTTTCCCTGCAAGCCTTCTCAGCTGGATTGACCGTCACCCCGGGGTGCAACTCGCGGTGGTGGCCGCCGTGATTCTCGCGGCGCTGTTCCAAACCGTGCGCCCACTGGGGCATGGCCCGTCCGCCACCGAGCGGGGCCACGACTGGGCCTGGGGTTGGGTAATTGCCGCGGTGCTGCTCGCCGGCCGCTGGCCGATGCTCCTGTTGCCGCGGGAATTTAATCAGGACGAAAGTCTGCTGCTGGCCGGTGCGCACGCGCTGGCGCACGACCCGGTGTTTTGGCGCTCGGTGGAGGGCGGCACCGTTGGTCCTCTGCCCTTCTTCGCCCTCTGGCCGGCGGGCTGGTGGTGCGACTGGACCGGCTATTTTCCGGCCCGGATCACAGCGGTCGCCCTGCTCACGCTCAGTCTGCTCCTCGCGCACC
The DNA window shown above is from Oleiharenicola lentus and carries:
- a CDS encoding tetratricopeptide repeat protein — encoded protein: MRTSSPEPKAWRCLTGPWPWLLVFAAVAAVYHRVPHHRFVNFDDPMFIFENTRVAGGLTWEGFRWAWTNKDAVLWQPLAWLGHMTVATVGGVAPAPHLVANVALHALNAGLLVVVLRRLTGRAGCSLAAGLLFAVHPVNVEVAAWASQLKTTLSTAFFLTGLLAYSQPAGRWPSLVGCGLSMLAKPMLGTFPGLLMLLDRWPLGRAPAPGAWGRWLRGHLPAVLVAAGLLAFTVLPWVAPAANDVAAMQAPDWRRLASVPVNIVASLGLYVWPVDLAVFYEERLGHSPLQVLAAVALLAGISGLGWRWRHTRPELLLGWGWFLLLILPSSGVLRAGQHAVADRYLYVPGIGLLLMGVWTVARTGLMSRVAWLPATATILTAGLLGWQAHRQADYWADSVALWQRVADVASASATTHQNLGNALLTAGRWQEAETELQAAARLEPDNPRAHLNLAIIAHQTGRIAEAVTLAERARVCAPRDARVLSTLGSLLDEVGRTGEGLRLLEEAVRLDPRLPEAQLNLGVLLAKSGQLARAEVCFEQALRLRPGDPSAVANLNLVRRQRQAERTKTD
- a CDS encoding SAM-dependent methyltransferase, whose amino-acid sequence is MLSLCQHGYEAFLERELAGAGLAVSEKGPGWALAAEGEIANLAFPQVTLLAPREFRGESVNEVARQLADFFLESLRGERIDSAWSCFFATVPEVVGLGRRASGVEKAFEELLRKKLNRVAKLATPDLPRGPGRARGLFVFFADFGRVFAAREAVLGGQRRMADDDAAPSRSYLKVEEAYLVLGREPQPGETVVDLGAAPGGWSYSAAKRGAKVIAVDNGPLKGGALGHPLIAHRMEDAFKFRPAEGEVFDWLFCDLVEEPHHVVQNIVAPWLAGGWCRRFVINLKFGHVDPLALLREVGAAGSPFARHATNLRIRHLYHDREEFTLVGERA
- a CDS encoding 3-deoxy-7-phosphoheptulonate synthase — protein: MRQPTSDLRIRTTRPLLSPAILEEDLPLGEAGAALVQTGRRAVVEILHGRDDRLVAVVGPCSVHDPKAALEYAHKLKPVADRLAADLLVVMRVYFEKPRTTVGWKGLINDPRLDGSFQVNTGLRLARQLMLDVNAAGLPIGTEFLDTTLGQYYADLVSWGAIGARTTESQIHRELASGLSMPVGFKNRTDGDLQVAVDAIVSARHPHCFPSLTREGAPAILATSGNPDCHLVLRGGAAGPNHDALHVTRSVALLTKAGAVPSVLVDCSHGNSGKRHDQQPAVAADVAAQVAGGSRAIFGVMLESNLIGGAQKHEPGRPLTYGQSITDACLGFGETIPVLESLAAAVVARRKHR
- a CDS encoding DUF1343 domain-containing protein, which codes for MLRRSPASTFPRLLLLAFLALLAGCATDTKKSDQKPAPKPPVAQPEPKPEPPPEKLPRVMLGIDVLEAEGFKAIAGKRLGLLTHRAGVNRRGETTIDVLRRAPQSKLVCLFAPEHGLEGQVKAAESFGDSVHPPTGLPIYSLYGKNKRPTKEQLKGLHAVVVDLQDIGVRSYTFISWMRYTMEACFEAGVEVIILDRPNPLGGLKVDGPPLDPEWMSDVGAFRVPYVHGLTMGELATMAKNAPRVLPTIKDSVRAKGKLTVIPMRGWTRSMRWPETELTWVPTSPMITTYDAIIGYAMIGLGCEQTPWAQLALPAGQSSPYPTRGISYPKKTPEEIIAALEPFKIPGIRFVKRETRGGNGKPNAGVFVEVVDWDAWRPTELSFYMHKLAEKWSPMKLFGTLTSGQQRTFQIHVGSTAWYDALSKEGMRVDPALFVKNWSERAKISQTASKKYWLYP